In the Paenibacillus sp. FSL R7-0337 genome, GATTTGAAATGGCGCAAGCAGCCGGAGGATATTGTAAGTGTGGCTGCGCTACAGCTTGAGCTGCTGCAGTCGGTCTCCGGGCTGCTGAAGCCGGGAGGCGTGCTGGTCTACAGTACGTGTACTACCGAGCAGTCAGAGAACAGTCAGGTTGTTGCCGCTTTTCTGGAGCGCAATCCCGGCTTCGCACCGGTCAGCTTCAAGTCAGCCGTCTGGGAGCGGCTGGAAGGAACCGCGCTTGCTGCCGGTGACGGAATACAACTGCTTCCGCATCATTATGGCAGCGACGGCTTCTATATCGCCCGGCTGGAGCGACTCTTGTAATATAGCGATTGTGCTTCTTGACTACAGCTTCCCGCCCGCAGATTCCTTCGCGCGGCGGGCTTTTCTTTTACCGGTTCTGAGTTTTGTGTTAAAATAGGAAGAATGAGAAACAATACGCATATAATTTATGAAAGCACAGGTGTAAAAATACAATGAAACCTTTAATATATGATTTTTCTTTAGAAGAGTTGCAGCAATGGGCCAAGGACAACGGAGAGCCGGCTTTTCGCGGCGGGCAGATCTTTGACTGGCTGTATGTGAAGCGGGTCAATGACTTCGAATCCATGAGCAACCTCTCTAAGGCCCTCAGAGCCAAGCTGGTAGATCAGTTCAGTATTTCGGCACTCACAGAGATTACGAAGCTGGAGTCCAAGGACGGTACAGTGAAATTCCTGTTCGGTCTGCATGATGATCATGCGATTGAGACAGTTATTATGAAGCATAATTACGGCAACAGCGTGTGTGTGACCACCCAGGTAGGCTGCCGGATTGGATGTACCTTCTGTGCATCTACCCTTGGGGGTCTCAAGCGGGATCTGACGGCAGGGGAGATCGTTGCCCAGGTCGTCCGTTCCCAGCAGATTCTCGATGCGCGCGGCGAACGTGTCAGCAGCATTGTCATTATGGGGACAGGCGAGCCCTTCGAGAACTATGATGCAACTATGAGATTCCTCCGTCTGATGATCCATGAGAAGGGCCTGAATATTGGCCAGCGCCATATTACTGTATCCACCAGCGGAATTGTGCCGAACATCTACAAATTCGCTGATGAAGATACACAGATTAATCTGGCGATTTCGATTCACGCTCCTAACGATACCCTCCGTTCCAAGCTGATGCCGGTGAACCGCCGCTATCCGTTCGATGATGTAATCGAGTCCTTGCGGTACTATCAGGCTAAGACAGGCCGCCGGATCAGCTTCGAGTATGCCTTGATCGGCGGCGTCAATGATCAGAAGGAGCATGCAGAGGAGTTGGCCGGGGTGCTCAAGACCATGCTATGCCATGTGAATCTGATCCCGGTCAATCATGTGCCTGAGCGCAAGTATGTTCGGACTTCCCGCAATGATATCTTTGAATTTCAGCGTATACTGGCCGATCAGGGCGTGAATGTTACCATCCGCCGTGAGCAGGGCCATGATATTGCGGCCGCATGCGGACAGCTGCGCGCCAAACATATGGAGTTGGGGTGAGGATATTTGATCAGAACAGTTCAAGCCAGCGACATTGGACGGGTACGTACCGTCAATGAGGATTCAGTCTGGATCGGCGCCACGCGCCACGGTTATACCCTCGGCATTATTGCCGACGGAATGGGGGGACATCTAGCTGGCGATACCGCGAGCAGGCTTGCACTTGAGACGGTCAGGGGAATTCTGGACCAGCTGGAGCCTGATCTCCCTGAGGCAGAGCTGAAGGAAGCGCTGACTGCCTCCATCATGGAAGCCAATAACACAGTTCACAGAGAAGCGCAGAGCGATGAGAAGCTCCATAATATGGGGACCACTATCGTTGCTGCACTGCTGAAAGGGTCGGCAGGCTATATCGGCCATATCGGAGACAGCAGGGCTTATCTGATCCGGGACGGTGAAGCCAGGCAGCTAACCGAGGACCATACGCTGGTGAATGAGCTGTTCAGGAACGGCCAGATCAGTCTGGAGGAGCTGGATAATCATCCGCGCCGCAATGTGCTTACCAGGGCGCTGGGGACGGATACAGTGGTGTCCGCAGATCTGGCATATATTACGCTTGCAATTGGTGAGCTCCTGCTGCTGTGCAGCGATGGACTTAGCAATTATGTCAGCCTGGAGCATCTGGGCAAGGTAGCCGGAATTAATGAAATATCTCTGGAAGAAAGAGCAGAGCGATTACTTCAACTGGCATTGCTTGCGGGCGGCAGCGATAATATAAGCGTTGCTATGCTGGAACACCAAGGAGAGGCCGCAGTGCCCGAGACAAAGGAGTGGGAAAGATGATCGGTCACGAATTGGGCGGCCGTTACCAAGTCATCGAACGGATCGGCGGAGGAGGCATGGCGCTTGTCTATAGAGCCCATGATATTCTGCTTAACCGGAATGTTGCTATCAAAGTACTGCGCAATCAATTTGTGCATGATGAGGAATTCATCCGCCGGTTCCGGCGGGAGGCGCAATCGGCTGCATCGTTATCTCATCCCAACGTAGTCAGCATATACGATGTAGGCCAGGAAGATGAAGTCCATTATATCGTTATGGAGTATATTGAAGGCAAGAACCTGAATGAAATTATCAAAGAGCGGGCACCGATGCAGGTGGATGAATCTGTGCGGATTGCCTCACAGATATGTGATGCGCTGGATCATGCGCATATGAATCAAATCATTCACCGCGATATTAAACCTCATAATATTCTGATTGGACGTAACGGGCGGGTTAAGGTTACCGACTTCGGGATTGCCCGGGCGGTTACGTCTACTACGATTACCCAGACGGGGTCTGTGGTCGGTTCCGTGCATTATTTCTCGCCGGAGCATGCCAAGGGCGTAACTACGGGCGAGAAGTCGGACCTGTACTCCCTGGGTATTGTACTGTATCAGATGCTTACGGGTGTATTGCCTTTCTTAGGGGAGAGCCCGATCAGCGTGGCGCTGAAGCATCTGCAGGAGGAATTCGAGGAGCCGCGTCTGCTGAATCCGTTGATTCCGCAGAGCGTGGAGAATGTAATTCTGAAGTCGATGCGCAAGAACCCGGAGGAGCGCTACCAGTCTGCCAAGCAAATGCTGCAGGATCTGGAGACCTGTCTGCTGCCTGAACGGCGCAGCGAAGCCAAGATGCTGTTCCAGGAGGATGATGATGAGGACAGAACACGCATCATTCCGGCGATCAAGCCGCTACAGCGCGGGCTAAGCAGCCGTGGCGGCGGAGAGGAGCGAGTCCGCAGTATGGAGGAAGCTCCGCCGCCTGCTGCTTTGAAGCGTAAGGGCCGCGCAGCGCTGTGGATCAGCCTTACGCTGGTCGTGCTGATCGCCATGACCGGAATTGTGTGGTATGTCAATTCCAAGCTGTCGGTCGATGAAGTCTCGGTACCTGCGGTGACAGGGAAGACCTTCCAGGAGGCCAAGGCTGAGCTTGAGGCTGTGGGGCTGTTTGCCGAGGAGCCCGCGCTGGTTGAGTATAATCCTAATTTCGAAGAGAATATTGTCTGGAAGCAGAACAAGACCAATACGATGGTCAAAGAAGGAACTCATATTATCCTGACAGTAAGTGCCGCCAAGGTACTGCCTAAGCTTAAGGATGTCTCTAACCTGAGCTATGACGATGCTGTCAAAGAGCTCATTGCTCTCGGTATTGCCCAGGATAGAATTGCAAAGCCGGATGAGCGCTATAGTGAGGAATTTGACAAGGGCAAGGTTATCAGCTCCGAACCTGCCGCAGGAACCGATTACGATCCTGATACGGTAACTATCAAGCTAATCGTGAGCAAAGGCAAAGAGAGCACCCAGATGCCGGATCTCCTCGGGAAGACGGAGAAGGAAGCCAAGGCTGCGCTGGAGAGTGTAGGTCTGGTGCTGGATGCTGTCAAGGAAGAGCCGAGCTTCACTTACGAGAAGGGTAAGGTTACGAAGCAGTGGGCCTACGAGGCAGGGGATCTGGTCCCTCCAGGCGAGAAGATTACGATCTACATCAGCACAGGGTATCCTCCGGAAGCTCTGGAATTTACGTTCAATGTTCCGGTAGCACCGGCTGCAGACGGCAAGAAGAGCAAGATCCGTATTGTGTTTGCCGATGCACGCAACGGAGGCGAGAACCAGGAGTGGGGTACCCGCACCATTGGCAAAAGCCAGACCTTGTCCGTAAATATGCTGCTTGCCCCTAACAAAGACGGCATGGTATCCGTATACCGGGACGGGGAGTTCCTGGAGACTTATCCGATCACTTATGTGGATGTCAAGAATAACACTGTGCAGCAGCCTGAACCGCCTCCGGTGGAGACGCAGACTCCTGCACCGACAGTTGCTCCTACCGTGCCTGCCCAGCCTACTGAGACTCCAACTCCTGACCCGACAGCAGAGCCTGAGATACTTCCTCCAGACACCGGGGAAGTTGACGGGACGGGCGGGACCAATCAGACGGGTTATGTTCCTGGTAACGGACAGACTAACAACGAGCTGGCTTCCGCCCTCAGCAATGGCAACAGTAATGGTAAGGGTAACGGCCCTAACAACAGGCCCGGCAAAGATAAAGGACATAAATAATAGAACAGAGATAAGCTTCAGTCAGGCTGCCGGGAATACGGGCAGGGCTGAAGCAGCGAAATGACCCGGGGTACTACACACTTGGGTCATTTACGCAATATACAGGAGAGGAAGGCTCACCATGTATGCCTGAAGGAATCATAATTAAAGCGTTAAGCGGATATTACTATGTTAAGCCGCTCAGAAATCAACAGATCGTAACTGAGGAAGAGGCGGTACAGTGCAGGGGGCGCGGCATTCTGAAGAAGAAAGGAATTGCCCCGCTGGTCGGTGACCGGGTGATCTATGTGCTGACCGAGAACGGAGAGGGCATGGTAGATGAGCTGCTTCCCCGTGAATCGGAGCTGATCCGCCCGCAGGTGGCTAACGTTAAGCTGGCGGTGCTGTTGTTCTCCGTTCGGGAGCCGGATATGAATCTTAATCTGCTGGACAAGTTCCTGGTTCATATCGAGCATTCAGGCCTGGAGACGCTGATTGTGCTCACGAAGCAGGATCTGGCTGATGATGAAGGACAGGCTACGGAGGCCGTCAAAGCTCTATATGAGCAGATTGGTTACGAGGTCATGGTCACAAGCTCACTGAACGGATCAGGTGCGGATGAGCTGCGGCAGCGTCTGGGAGGTATCATCAGCGTCTTCTCAGGACAGTCGGGCGTAGGGAAGTCCACCCTGCTTAACCGGCTTGTGCCGGGACTGGCACTGGAGACAGGGGAGATCAGTCTCCGTCTCGGACGCGGGTGTCACACTACACGCCATGTAGAGCTGATGGATATAGGTAATAGCGGATTTGTGGCCGACACTCCGGGCTTCAGCCAGCTGGATTTTCTGGAGCTGGGTGTGGATGAGCTGTCTGTGTGCTTCCGGGAGTTCGCCTCTTATGCGGAGAACTGCAAATTCCGCGGCTGCAGCCATCTGCACGAACCGGGCTGTAAGGTGATAGGAGCCTGGAAGTCCGGGGATATTGCAGATAGCCGTTACGAGCATTACAAGCTGTTCTTTAATGAAATGAAAGATAAAAAGCGGAGGTACTAAACTCATGGTAAAAATTGCTCCTTCCATATTGTCAGCAGATTTCGCAGCGCTTGGCGCAGAGGTGGCCGAAGCGGAAGCCAGCGGTGCGGACTGGATTCATGTAGATGTGATGGACGGACATTTTGTGCCGAATATTACGCTGGGTCCCGCGATTGTGTCCGCGGTGAGAGCCCATACTTCTTTACCTCTGGATGTACATTTAATGATTGAGAACCCGGAACGCTATATCGCTGATTTTGCCGCTGCAGGCGCTTCTGTGATTACGGTTCACTTCGAAGCCTGCGTGCATCTGCACCGTGTAATCCATCAAATCAAGGAGCTCGGCCTGATGGCAGGGGTGGCCATTAATCCGGCTACACCGGCTGCGGCGGTGCGTGAGGTCCTGGAGGATGTGGATATGGTGCTTGTAATGACCGTCAATCCGGGCTTCGGCGGGCAGGCCTTCATTCCGCGCACACTGCATAAGATTACGCAGCTCCGGAAGTGGGCGGAAGAGATCCATCACAAGGGTCTGTATATCGAGGTAGACGGCGGAGTAGCCGAAGCTACGGCACCGCTTGTAGCTGAAGCGGGGGCGGATGTGCTTGTGGCAGGTAATGCAGTGTTCGGCCGCAGCGACCGCGCAGGAGCGATCAAGGCCATACGTGAGGCGGCGGACAGGGCAGTCCGGCAATAGGCAATGATGCCCATTAACTAATGAACGAATTAACCCTCAATCTGCTTGATTCACATACGGAAGGTATAGGCCAAGTTGTGGTCGCATAAATATGGTTACATGAGCAGAAATCTCATGTAGCCTTTTTTGCGGAGGTCTGCAATCGATGGTACATTTTTCATCTAGACAGGATCGTCTCCTACTGCATGGCATGAATTGATGGGAGGGTTAATTATGAAATTTTATACGTTCAAGCTGCCAAGATTTTTGGGAGGTTTTGTTAAAGCGATTTTGAACACGTTTCAGAAGAGTTAAGTTAAAGAAGACAAGTAAATATGAAAAAAAGCACCTTACGAATGTAAAGGGTGCTTTTTGCTACAAATATAATATCTCTTCTATTCTCGCTGAAACGGATACCGTCTATGAAAGAACGGCATGTCCGTTTCTACTTGGTATGAGATATCGCTAGGCCCGGGAATGATCGGAAACTAGACGCGTTCAACTTTACCGGATTTCAAAGCACGGGTGCTGACGTACACGCGTTTCGGTTTGCCGTTCACCAAGATACGAACCTTCTGAACGTTAACTCCCCAAGAGCGACGGTTGCGGTTGTTAGCGTGAGACACGTGGTTACCGCTGCCCGGTTTCTTGCCTGTTACTGTACATGTGCGGGACATAGATTACACCTCCTTGTTACTTACACCTGCGTAAAACAATACTTGAATATCATATCACAGCAAAAATTGCTTCGTCAACCGATTCAAAAACATTTATTTCTGTAGACTCTTATAGTACAATATAAATTAGTGCATTATGTCCAGTTGATCATCGAATTGATTAGGCATGAAGTTAGGAAGGGGAATTCTCATTGAGTAAGCGTTCTATAAACGGGACAGATTTTACCGCAATGGTACTAGCCGGTGCGGAAATGCTGCAGCAGCATGCCGAGCATGTCAATTCATTGAATGTGTTTCCGGTGCCGGATGGCGATACGGGCACGAACATGAATCTGACCATGACCGCAGGCGCGAACGAATTGAAGAGAAACAACACGGCCTCTGTCGGTCAATGTGCGGGAGTGCTGTCGAAGGGACTATTGATGGGCGCGCGGGGGAACTCCGGCGTTATTTTGTCACAGCTGTTCAGAGGTCTTGGACGTTATGCGGCCCAATATGATGAGCTTAACACACAGCAGTTCGCTGCAGCGCTGCAGACCGGGGTAGATACCGCCTATAAGGCAGTGGTGAAGCCGGTTGAAGGCACCATTCTGACGGTTGCCAAGGAAGCTGCAAGGCATGCAGTGTATTATGCACGCCGCACAACGGATATTACCGAGCTGATGACCGAAGTCCTGGCCAAAGCCAAGGAAGCCTTGGCGCATACGCCTGAGCTGTTGCCTGTGCTGAAGCAGGTGGGCGTGGTGGATTCGGGGGGCCAG is a window encoding:
- the rpe gene encoding ribulose-phosphate 3-epimerase; translated protein: MVKIAPSILSADFAALGAEVAEAEASGADWIHVDVMDGHFVPNITLGPAIVSAVRAHTSLPLDVHLMIENPERYIADFAAAGASVITVHFEACVHLHRVIHQIKELGLMAGVAINPATPAAAVREVLEDVDMVLVMTVNPGFGGQAFIPRTLHKITQLRKWAEEIHHKGLYIEVDGGVAEATAPLVAEAGADVLVAGNAVFGRSDRAGAIKAIREAADRAVRQ
- the rlmN gene encoding 23S rRNA (adenine(2503)-C(2))-methyltransferase RlmN — protein: MKPLIYDFSLEELQQWAKDNGEPAFRGGQIFDWLYVKRVNDFESMSNLSKALRAKLVDQFSISALTEITKLESKDGTVKFLFGLHDDHAIETVIMKHNYGNSVCVTTQVGCRIGCTFCASTLGGLKRDLTAGEIVAQVVRSQQILDARGERVSSIVIMGTGEPFENYDATMRFLRLMIHEKGLNIGQRHITVSTSGIVPNIYKFADEDTQINLAISIHAPNDTLRSKLMPVNRRYPFDDVIESLRYYQAKTGRRISFEYALIGGVNDQKEHAEELAGVLKTMLCHVNLIPVNHVPERKYVRTSRNDIFEFQRILADQGVNVTIRREQGHDIAAACGQLRAKHMELG
- the spoVM gene encoding stage V sporulation protein SpoVM, whose amino-acid sequence is MKFYTFKLPRFLGGFVKAILNTFQKS
- the rpmB gene encoding 50S ribosomal protein L28; the encoded protein is MSRTCTVTGKKPGSGNHVSHANNRNRRSWGVNVQKVRILVNGKPKRVYVSTRALKSGKVERV
- a CDS encoding Stp1/IreP family PP2C-type Ser/Thr phosphatase; this translates as MIRTVQASDIGRVRTVNEDSVWIGATRHGYTLGIIADGMGGHLAGDTASRLALETVRGILDQLEPDLPEAELKEALTASIMEANNTVHREAQSDEKLHNMGTTIVAALLKGSAGYIGHIGDSRAYLIRDGEARQLTEDHTLVNELFRNGQISLEELDNHPRRNVLTRALGTDTVVSADLAYITLAIGELLLLCSDGLSNYVSLEHLGKVAGINEISLEERAERLLQLALLAGGSDNISVAMLEHQGEAAVPETKEWER
- the rsgA gene encoding ribosome small subunit-dependent GTPase A, which codes for MPEGIIIKALSGYYYVKPLRNQQIVTEEEAVQCRGRGILKKKGIAPLVGDRVIYVLTENGEGMVDELLPRESELIRPQVANVKLAVLLFSVREPDMNLNLLDKFLVHIEHSGLETLIVLTKQDLADDEGQATEAVKALYEQIGYEVMVTSSLNGSGADELRQRLGGIISVFSGQSGVGKSTLLNRLVPGLALETGEISLRLGRGCHTTRHVELMDIGNSGFVADTPGFSQLDFLELGVDELSVCFREFASYAENCKFRGCSHLHEPGCKVIGAWKSGDIADSRYEHYKLFFNEMKDKKRRY
- the pknB gene encoding Stk1 family PASTA domain-containing Ser/Thr kinase; protein product: MIGHELGGRYQVIERIGGGGMALVYRAHDILLNRNVAIKVLRNQFVHDEEFIRRFRREAQSAASLSHPNVVSIYDVGQEDEVHYIVMEYIEGKNLNEIIKERAPMQVDESVRIASQICDALDHAHMNQIIHRDIKPHNILIGRNGRVKVTDFGIARAVTSTTITQTGSVVGSVHYFSPEHAKGVTTGEKSDLYSLGIVLYQMLTGVLPFLGESPISVALKHLQEEFEEPRLLNPLIPQSVENVILKSMRKNPEERYQSAKQMLQDLETCLLPERRSEAKMLFQEDDDEDRTRIIPAIKPLQRGLSSRGGGEERVRSMEEAPPPAALKRKGRAALWISLTLVVLIAMTGIVWYVNSKLSVDEVSVPAVTGKTFQEAKAELEAVGLFAEEPALVEYNPNFEENIVWKQNKTNTMVKEGTHIILTVSAAKVLPKLKDVSNLSYDDAVKELIALGIAQDRIAKPDERYSEEFDKGKVISSEPAAGTDYDPDTVTIKLIVSKGKESTQMPDLLGKTEKEAKAALESVGLVLDAVKEEPSFTYEKGKVTKQWAYEAGDLVPPGEKITIYISTGYPPEALEFTFNVPVAPAADGKKSKIRIVFADARNGGENQEWGTRTIGKSQTLSVNMLLAPNKDGMVSVYRDGEFLETYPITYVDVKNNTVQQPEPPPVETQTPAPTVAPTVPAQPTETPTPDPTAEPEILPPDTGEVDGTGGTNQTGYVPGNGQTNNELASALSNGNSNGKGNGPNNRPGKDKGHK